In the genome of Mytilus edulis chromosome 3, xbMytEdul2.2, whole genome shotgun sequence, one region contains:
- the LOC139517485 gene encoding protein split ends-like isoform X1 — METPFCKRFAKNHWIAGFIESSSLKHDGPEHYGTMKAKRGKYRLSPNEEAQLVKDETERRRKQRIIQVREQSKQNAEKIRQAVKLERDRQVTKLAVELQNQLEQEKDEKVRKLEVQYENSLKSIGQGHKEAGEQYDRTEERELLQQEDNRRADARGSAAMDKLKRERMFRQFEETKQIKARQAALDEERKRAAMIASLPPPDPDPLLDINIPTKKPVKMTDVDNFTTTHYHILEQYSIDKANPITQGDARAAAEEEERRIRERSQELVRLSNDRMARARVRHNNALEKEILSHDYDKMMMDLSDLQRADRERRLHVVANIPKQVFEPPHKRVEDREDHQRNLETAFEDMYMAQTDYVGDLSLALDPHPPPETPSATESLEVSMMTEGTPVQEPTLPRIPPVLKDMTNIPRTQGEKSPVKKPEKVLKKLMDKIKSQRDEWISKSNVDLDIPDDTTIKVQEPGRNEFTTSRHVPGTQTDEVPTKLSAPEGTADISVDSVLEQQKELDPILNLMAYGTNMINQKRVLEEKLKALEGEHAAYKQTAQSRLSHNEGYPPIHTQLMNGHAVPREQMSSGYSWSVPQSMHQPPLSTGSITAKPYLTTAGASQPQIQKQYMPVPQVQQQYMPVQHTDRIGMTVSEQPYPLPVTLLPREPVVASLPKQYIPLSHRQQGDMPQLSTVNVSSRMQPPTYTSALSQIQTQHEAGSYGVRQPAVQSQQQYVPPSVAPVSVFSRESVHHHPSLSMSSLSGSSGDYYPQTFPTPSLPIPSTVGLIPVTSYAAQQDQTKKIKDYQQYLLQRHEQSKKVLADTRAEIEKRRQELLHRFPQLAGQSPETNKGDEQLPVVDSRANIPPPPPSEVIQTNTQTTELSPSKTAISSLVTQLASDPYYAQRLGLEKEKNSKAEVSQTNNKYRDVRKSLPFDESLQESPYTQVHDSGGKFRQTEFDSTMESDDRRDLDDTVMSSSTDRGSPKLPMNGRRSAQSTESDMDTSGQSTGKDQNEIYDNRQQELKKQLEEIQKQKEAILQRHDMAHLRLHAEQERLKYQMAEEEKRLTPDITSEDSTTEVDTDEERRGEILTTKHLRGPPQKQKLNLLGEHRPHELSTIQEVDTPRSAQRSLESGKPSLSSSGSSLSRRSLDSYQMSTGTIPEEKEPQEQFVTPTYRRTAGETGYQTQQIEQILERAREFDPSVVERLKQQTNDIFANIATPPQKGGTPGSNLSLSMGSLTPDSLSTGPISDSNVSTQYNSPSDAPAFKIVNQKGKDNSRSDSSYRSGMSWADELSSYSGQYHSMKMDDSSKTSADSRLEPSSRVLNSSSQEKLNLQAMDDKRPSKSQADRKYDVFHMKLEHPSIEKPGSQFIFKHADESISSDSTSRLNIQELSEITPLERSNKQGELSQYPLLDKSGQMEQSSSDDRSRGYTSSSAVNESSARESPLGGAEDNVEDSKLLRTGESLASTATSASSYMDLDAVSGINRPFDFIGQFKLTGRDQSVPNSSDDLIDLDSSKYTEKGGFTSTPYTTDDKISSQLLSEPSQYDLTPGDIQVRSGAIPQQSFGLSSNQTPAFVSRRGDFGSDFSDQGSGEKKVGATLSQYSLKSETPGVTLIGKELSQYTIGSENVSPLSQYSIETTENISPDPAIKSLSQYSLEPSASHDIKDDSSLSQHSLDPSRQISGFGLSKGDKSMTQYSYSTDLTAETTQSSGRDHVDGHLSQYSLQTNEKSLTHGQLSDSDLMHTSKMPSTDNLSLSQHALDSTNDDNDSIVEKKFANLDNLIRESRDLIAKHKKLITKNKDWEEQSTESTPERKNENQNSNNNNLIEMMGLRLEPQVISTKLDTSESSFNVTDDVSPMMITASSADMTQDHFKTADSLSMDNSVGHKYGDSALSRLSQLDTTAGISDEPDLTLVTESSEVSINQEGQLTHRSECSNNDDSVWSFEQHEQSARSSPDITENDFPDLGEEEDHSGLAGQTLQESFDRRQQSMSSVKRDAGEDVVFRAVPVVVSPTLSFSMKLNSDIKPKAPLTWASELKGEQELPVLAAGAKPSFKLADPKHVTKKDSDNKKFEKPVTAVSKSKSAGNLNRALQPRSAGSIPSISTSSSDEKSLGHSKSAGIISLGDFLKRQLSNEDDNTAKSESFSQKNNSALVTTKNKPGPSINTKPASVSKPSPSFYGKAKESSKGSSYSIGKKAETGTSSSGKPGIYGKSQGGKPAGNSHMSKTLSSWKKSRAVKSSGPPPPPKQSSHFPNGVTEFPKPSSRSEEDEAYERRMRAYNPRLFRLQNRLGIEEPEETPSEEKKKSPKSRETTEEKQKRAAASRDKVKEFQKRMIQLFTINAPKTAKLQENMRKKQLQKKQSS; from the exons ATGGAGACACCGTTTTGTAAAAGGTTTGCCAAAAATCACTGGATTGCAGGATTTATTGAATCAAGCAGCTTAAAACATGATGGACCAGAGCATT ATGGTACTATGAAGGCTAAAAGAGGAAAGTATAGATTGAGTCCAAATGAAGAGGCACAGCTAGTTAAAGATGAAACAGAGCGAAGACGTAAACAGAGAATTATACAA gTAAGAGAACAGTCCAAGCAAAATGCTGAAAAGATTAGACAAGCAGTAAAACTAGAAAGAGACAGACAAGTTACTAAATTGGCAGTAGAATTACAG AATCAGTTGGAACAAGAGAAAGATGAAAAAGTTAGGAAGTTGGAGGTTCAGtatgaaaattcattgaaaagcaTAGGTCAAGGTCATAAAGAGGCAGGTGAACAA TATGACAGAACTGAAGAAAGGGAGCTTCTGCAGCAAGAAGATAACAGAAGAGCAGATGCAAGGGGATCAGCAGCCATGGACAAACTCAAACGGGAAAGAATGTTTCGCCAGTTTGAAgagacaaaacaaataaaagctAG ACAAGCTGCTTTAGATGAAGAGAGAAAAAGAGCTGCTATGATTGCTTCATTGCCACCACCAGATCCTGATCCACTTCTAGATATCAACATACCAACAA AAAAACCAGTAAAGATGACTGATGTAGATAATTTTACCACAACACATTACCATATTTTAGAACAATATTCTATTGATAAGGCTAATCCTATTACACAG ggAGATGCTCGAGCAGCAGCTGAGGAAGAAGAGAGAAGAATTAGGGAGAGATCTCAGGAGTTAGTCAGACTGAGTAATGATAGAATGGCCAGGGCAAGAGTCAGACATAATAATGCTCTGGAAAAAGAAATACTTAGTCAT gACTATGATAAGATGATGATGGATCTTAGTGATTTACAGAGAGCAGACAGAGAAAGGAGATTACACGTTGTTGCAAACATTCCA AAACAAGTTTTTGAGCCACCTCACAAAAGGGTAGAAGACAGAGAAGACCACCAgagaaatttagaaacagcatttGAAGACATGTACATGGCTCAAACAG aTTACGTAGGTGATTTAAGTCTAGCATTAGACCCACACCCACCTCCAGAGACGCCTTCTGCCACAGAATCATTAGAGGTATCCATGATGACTGAAGGAACACCTGTCCAGGAACCTACATTACCCAGAATTCCACCTGTTCTTAAAGATATGACTAATATACCAAGAACACAGGGAGAAAAGTCACCAGTAAAGAAACCAG AAAAAGTGTTAAAGAAGTTAATGGATAAAATAAAATCCCAAAGAGATGAATGGATATCTAAATCTAATGTTGATCTGGATATTCCTGATGATACCACAATTAAG GTACAAGAACCTGGTAGGAATGAGTTTACAACATCTAGACATGTTCCTGGTACTCAGACAGATGAGGTTCCTACCAAGCTTAGTGCTCCTGAAGGTACAGCTGACATATCTGTTGACTCAGTATTAGAACAACAGAAAGAGTTAGA TCCGATATTAAATCTGATGGCGTATGGTACTAATATGAT aaacCAAAAACGAGTGTTAGAGGAAAAATTGAAAGCTCTAGAAGGGGAGCATGCTGCATACAAACAAACAGCCCAATCTAGATTATCTCATAATGAAGGGTATCCTCCCATACATACCCAGCTTATGAATGGACATGCTGTACCTAGAGAACAGATGTCCTCTGGATATTCTTGGTCTGTACCACAAAGTATGCATCAACCTCCATTGTCAACTGGTTCCATCACAGCAAAACCATATTTGACAACAGCTGGTGCATCCCAGCCACAAATCCAAAAACAGTACATGCCAGTGCCACAAGTTCAACAACAGTACATGCCAGTGCAGCATACTGACAGAATCGGTATGACAGTATCAGAACAACCATATCCCTTACCAGTTACTCTGTTGCCAAGGGAACCAGTTGTAGCATCATTACCAAAGCAGTACATTCCTTTATCTCATCGACAACAGGGGGACATGCCCCAACTGTCAACAGTAAATGTGAGTAGTAGGATGCAGCCTCCAACCTACACCTCAGCACTCTCACAGATCCAGACCCAGCATGAAGCTGGAAGTTATGGAGTGAGACAGCCAGCAGTCCAATCACAGCAACAATATGTTCCTCCCAGTGTAGCACCAGTTTCTGTGTTTAGTCGTGAGTCTGTTCATCATCATCCTTCATTGTCAATGAGTTCATTATCTGGGTCATCTGGAGATTATTATCCACAGACTTTTCCTACTCCATCTCTTCCCATTCCATCCACGGTTGGTCTGATACCAGTAACATCCTATGCTGCTCAACAAGACCAAACTAAAAAGATTAAAGATTATCAACAATATTTACTACAACGTCATGAACAAAGTAAAAAGGTGCTGGCTGATACTAGAgctgaaattgaaaaaagacgACAGGAGTTACTTCATAGGTTTCCACAATTAGCTGGTCAATCTCCTGAAACCAACAAAGGAGATGAACAACTCCCAGTAGTAGATAGTCGAGCAAATATTCCTCCACCTCCCCCTTCTGAGGTAATCCAGACAAATACACAAACAACAGAACTATCACCAAGTAAGACAGCTATATCATCACTCGTGACACAACTGGCTTCAGATCCATACTATGCACAAAGATTGGGACTTGAGAAAGAGAAAAACAGTAAAGCAGAAGTTAGTCAGACTAATAATAAATATAGAGATGTAAGAAAGTCTCTTCCTTTTGATGAATCTCTTCAGGAATCACCTTACACTCAAGTTCATGATTCAGGGGGTAAATTTAGACAGACAGAATTCGACTCTACAATGGAATCAGATGATAGAAGAGATTTAGATGATACAGTAATGTCATCATCTACAGACAGAGGGAGCCCTAAATTACCAATGAACGGAAGACGATCAGCCCAGTCAACCGAATCAGATATGGATACATCAGGTCAGAGTACAGGAAAAgatcaaaatgaaatatatgataaCAGACAACAGGAATTAAAGAAACAATTAGAAGAAATACAGAAACAGAAAGAGGCCATATTACAGAGGCATGATATGGCACATCTTAGACTTCATGCTGAACAGGAGAGACTTAAATACCAGATGGCAGAGGAGGAGAAAAGATTGACTCCTGATATCACTTCAGAAG atTCAACAACAGAGGTAGACACTGATGAGGAAAGGAGAGGAGAAATATTGACAACTAAGCACCTGAGAGGTCCACCACagaaacaaaagttaaatcttCTTGGTGAACATAGACCCCATGAGCTTAGTACCATACAG GAGGTAGATACTCCCAGGAGTGCACAGAGATCTTTAGAATCTGGGAAGCCAAGCCTTTCATCCAGTGGCAGTTCATTGTCCAGAAGATCACTGGATTCCTACCAGATGTCTACAGGAACCATCCCAGAGGAGAAGGAACCACAGGAACAGTTTGTCACACCCACTTATCGTAGGACGGCAGGAGAGACTGGCTACCAAACTCAGCAAATCGAACAGATACTGGAAAGAGCTAGAGAGTTTGACCCTAGTGTTGTAGAACGACTGAAGCAACAAACCAATGATATTTTTGCCAATATTGCTACACCCCCACAGAAAGGAGGCACCCCAGGGAGTAACTTGTCATTATCCATGGGATCACTAACTCCTGATTCTTTATCAACAG GTCCCATCAGTGACAGTAATGTATCTACGCAGTATAACTCTCCTTCAGATGCCCCAGCTTTTAAGATTGTCAATCAAAAAGGAAAAGACAATAGCCGTAGTGACAGCTCATACCGTAGCGGAATGTCATGGGCTGATGAATTATCAAGCTACAGTGGACAATATCATTCCATGAAGATGGATGACAGTAGTAAAACATCAGCAGATTCTAGACTGGAACCAAGTTCTAGGGTGCTTAATTCTTCTAGTCAGGAAAAACTAAACCTTCAAGCAATGGATGATAAAAGACCAAGTAAAAGTCAAGCTGACAGGAAATATGATGTATTTCATATGAAACTAGAACATCCAAGTATAGAAAAACCAGGCAGCCAATTCATCTTTAAGCATGCGGATGAAAGTATTTCTTCTGATTCTACCAGTAGGTTAAATATACAAGAACTGTCAGAAATAACTCCTTTAGAGAGATCAAATAAACAAGGTGAACTTTCTCAGTATCCATTACTTGACAAATCTGGACAGATGGAACAGTCATCTAGTGATGATCGTTCTAGGGGATATACTTCTAGTTCTGCAGTTAATGAATCATCTGCTAGAGAATCACCATTGGGAGGTGCTGAAGACAATGTGGAAGACAGCAAACTTCTGAGAACTGGCGAAAGCTTAGCATCAACTGCTACATCTGCTAGTAGCTACATGGATCTAGATGCTGTGAGTGGAATAAATAGACCTTTTGATTTCATTGGTCAGTTTAAATTAACTGGAAGAGATCAGTCTGTGCCTAACTCAAGTGATGATTTAATAGATCTGGATTCGAGCAAATATACAGAAAAAGGTGGTTTTACCAGCACACCATACACAACAGATGATAAGATCTCATCACAGCTATTGTCAGAACCATCTCAGTATGATTTGACTCCAGGGGACATCCAAGTAAGAAGTGGAGCTATTCCTCAACAATCTTTTGGCTTAAGTTCAAACCAAACTCCTGCATTTGTTTCAAGAAGGGGTGATTTTGGATCTGATTTCTCTGACCAGGGGTCTGGTGAAAAGAAAGTTGGTGCAACGTTAAGTCAGTATAGTTTAAAATCTGAAACACCAGGAGTTACTCTGATTGGTAAAGAACTAAGTCAGTACACCATTGGGTCAGAAAATGTGTCACCACTTAGTCAATATAGTATTGAAACCACAGAAAATATTTCCCCTGACCCAGCAATTAAATCTTTATCCCAGTATAGTTTGGAACCTTCTGCTAGCCATGACATCAAAGATGATTCCTCACTGAGTCAACATAGTCTTGATCCGTCAAGGCAAATATCTGGCTTCGGTTTatcaaagggagacaaatccaTGACACAATACAGCTATAGCACTGATTTAACTGCAGAGACAACTCAGTCTTCAGGGCGGGATCATGTTGATGGACATTTAAGTCAATATTCGCTCCAAACAAATGAAAAGTCTTTAACCCATGGACAGCTAAGTGACTCAGATTTAATGCATACTTCAAAAATGCCTTCTACAGATAATTTGTCTCTTAGTCAGCATGCTTTAGATTCTACAAATGATGACAATGACAGCATTGTAGagaaaaaatttgcaaatttagacaatttaataCGGGAATCACGAGATCTCATTGCAAAACATAAGAAGTTAATTACAAAAAACAAAGATTGGGAAGAACAATCAACAGAATCTACACCTGAGAGGAAAAATGAGAATCAGAATAGTAACAATAACAATTTGATTGAAATGATGGGCCTAAGATTAGAGCCGCAAGTGATATCAACAAAGCTAGATACATCAGAGTCCAGTTTTAATGTGACAGATGATGTCAGTCCAATGATGATCACAGCTTCTAGTGCTGATATGACACAGGACCACTTCAAGACAGCTGATTCTCTCTCTATGGATAATAGTGTAGGACACAAGTATGGAGATTCAGCTCTTTCACGGTTGTCACAG CTTGACACTACAGCAGGTATTTCTGATGAACCAGACTTGACATTGGTAACGGAAAGTTCTGAAGTCAGCATAAATCAAGAAGGACAACTCACTCATCGATCAGAGTGTAGCAATAATGATGATTCAGTATGGTCATTTGAACAACATGAGCAAAGCGCCAGAAGTTCTCCAGACATAACAGAGAATGATTTTCCTGATTTAG GGGAAGAAGAGGACCACTCAGGCCTAGCTGGTCAGACATTACAAGAATCATTTGATAGAAGACAGCAGTCAATGTCTTCAGTGAAACGAGATGCAGGAGAAGATGTTGTGTTTAGAGCTGTTCCTGTTGTAGTCAGTCCAACGTTATCATTCTCTATGAAGTTAAATTCTGATATAAAACCAAAGGCACCTTTAACATGGGCATCAGAATTAAAAGGGGAACAAGAATTACCTGTTTTGGCAGCTGGTGCAAAGCCTAGTTTTAAGCTTGCTGATCCAAAGCATGTAACTAAGAAAGATTCAGATAATAAGAAATTTGAGAAACCAGTAACAGCAGTATCAAAGTCAAAGTCAGCAGGAAATTTGAATCGAGCTCTTCAGCCTAGAAGTGCTGGATCCATCCCATCAATTTCAACATCTAGTAGTGATGAGAAATCCCTAGGACATTCTAAATCTGCTGGTATTATTAGTCTTGGAGATTTCTTAAAAAGGCAACTTTCAAATGAAGATGACAATACAGCAAAATCTGAATCATTTTCTCAAAAAAATAACTCTGCTTTGGTAACAACAAAGAATAAACCAGGACCTAGCATCAATACTAAACCAGCTTCTGTGAGTAAACCTTCTCCGTCTTTCTATGGAAAGGCAAAGGAGTCATCAAAAGGGTCATCTTATAGCATAGGAAAGAAGGCAGAAACAGGAACAAGTTCAAGTGGGAAACCAGGAATATATGGGAAATCTCAGGGAGGGAAACCAGCAGGAAATTCTCATATGTCCAAAACATTGTCTTCATGGAAGAAAAGCAGAGCAGTTAAATCATCAG GGCCTCCTCCACCACCCAAACAATCTTCTCATTTTCCCAATGGAGTTACAGAATTCCCTAAACCAAGTTCTAGAAGTGAAGAAGATGAGGCTTATGAACGTCGTATGAG GGCATACAACCCTCGATTGTTTAGATTACAAAATAGACTGGGTATAGAGGAACCTGAGGAAACACCAAGTGAGGagaaaaaaaagagtccaaagagtCGAGAGACTACAGAGGAGAAACAAAAAAGGGCTGCAGCCAGTAGAGATAAAGTCAAAGAATTCCAAAAG AGAATGATTCAGCTGTTTACTATCAATGCCCCAAAGACAGCA